CGTGACCAGCGGGACGACGATGCGCGAGACGATCGAGGCCGTTCGCGCCAGAGGCGGCGAGCCGCTGGCGTGTGTCGTGCTCGCGGACAAACAGGGCGTCGAGGAACTCGAGGGCGTGCCGGTCTACTCGCTGTTGCAGGTCATCAGCGTCGGGAACGAGGAGTGACGAGGCGGCACACCGTAGCGCAAGGAATTTGCCGGTGACGGTCCTACGTGGGGGCATGACCTTCCAACCGAACCGGAGTCTCGAGCAGGAAGAGGTCGACGAGATCGTCGAAACCGCCCTCGAGGAGAACGAGGTCGTCCTGTTCATGAAGGGATCCGAACTCATGCCCCAGTGTGGCTACTCCCAGCGGGCGCTCGAACTGATCGGCAAACACCGCGAGGAGTACGAGACGGTCGACGTCCTCGAGTCCCTCGCGGAGTACCGGGCGGCACTCGAGTCCCACAGCGGCTGGGAGACGATCCCGCAGACGTACGTCGACGGCGAGTTCGTCGGCGGCTCCGACGTCCTGGCGGAGCTCGACGAGCGGGGCGAACTCGAGTCGACGCTCGCGTCCGCCTGACCCCGCCCGTTTATACAACGGTCGCGCTGGCAGCATTTAACAGCAGGTCATATATGCCACGCGACCGTATTAGTAGCCGAGAGACTGCCCCACACCTTCCCCACTATGCCCACAGAGGATTCCAGACACGTTTACCGACTCCACTCGACGCTCGAACTGCCACTCGAAGAACTCCGCGAGTACGTGGACAACGCCACGTATCCCGACGGAATCACCGACGTAGAGCTCACGCGACGAAACAACACGCTCATCCTCAAGGCTGTCGGCGAGGACGAGACCGTCAGCAAGTACACGCCCGCGGCGCAGTTGAAAGCGAGTGTCACCGAAAACCGGGTGTACGAGGAGGACCCCGACGAGCGGCGCAACAGCTTCCGCTGGGACGAAGAGGAAGAAGAGGAGATCGAGTCCGAACTCGTCGAGTTCGCGGCGTTCAAGGGCGACCGAGAAACCGTCCTGCAGAACTCCCTGCTCCAGTACGAGATGTTCCTCGTCCTCTGTGACATCGCCCAGGAGGCCGAGAAGGGGACCCTGACGGCGATCTCCGAGCGAGACGGCGACCTCGAGGCGACCCGGATCGTCGACGGCGAACCCCGTCCGGCCGACGTCGAGGTCGTCGAGGGTCCGCGCGAACGAAAGACCTCCCAGTCCGGCGTCAACTGGCGGGACAACAAGTTCATCTCGGACTGACGGTACCTAACGGCTATAGTAGTCGTTGAAACGAAGTTGACGGGTCCAGTCTACCGGACGGCCAGACGACGTCAAAAACCCGCTGGTGCTCACTTGGACCACTGTGCCGAGCAGTCCAAGAGTGGCTGCAATCCCACGTTTGAGCGGGGTCTACGCGACTCGTTTTCGGTACCGGAGGAAAATCGATTCGACCATCCGCTTACCCCGGACGTTCGATATCCGCATAATAGTCGAGAAACGTCTCCGTAGCGTCGGGTAGATCCCGAAGGGATACGGCTCCGCTCTGACGATCGTATCTGATTATCCCCGCATCTTCGAGCTTGGGAAGGTGTGAGTGATGGAGATTGACCCGAATATTCTGTCTCGTCCGTTCGTCCAGTTCTTCGGGCGGCGTTTCGGTTTCCCAGATAGCGACTCGTTCGGTTACCTCTTCGAACGTGGCGTTCTTTTGGTTCTGGAGGGCGTACAGCACGTATCGCCGCCGTTTGGAGCCAATCATCTCAAAGAACTCGCTTTTCTTGTGTCCACCGTCTGCAACGGACGATCCCTCGTCGATGCGTTTCTTCTCATAAATCCAGGCGGCAGTGATTTTTCGTACTTCTTCGATCGGCGGTCGCTTTTCTCCCATCGGGTACTGGTTACTCGGTCACACAGCAAAGCCGCCAGTCCTAAAGAAAACAATCCCTGTCCCTCACCGACAGAAAATAACCGCCCCGGCATTGAACGGCCAGTACAGGGATTGAGGCACGAATTTCGCGATCTTGTCGTTCGTCGTCACTTTCAGTTATGAACGGCTTACATCTCCGCTGATGGCAGTTTTCGCTGCTTCAGACAGGCGGGACCTATAGAAATTGGGTGCCCATCGTATGTGCGTCACACTCGACTCACTTCACGCTCCGCTCGCCAACAGCGTCCAGCGTTGGTAGCAGTAAAATCCGGCTACAGAACGAATACGGTGGCGAGTTCGCCGTCCAGTGATTCATCCGAACCATCGGTACTCTCCAGCCGATCGAAGCCGACTCCTGAAGTAATTAGGTCTCGGCTCGCCTACTGTTATCGGATCGAGTAAGACTGCCACAGCGAACCTACATGCTTCGCCTCCGGATTCTACGTGGCAATCTTCGGAGCCAAGCGGCAACGGTCGGCCAAGTAGACGCCCGCGATATGATTGGTGGGCCCGAAGTTACGTGGCCGGTGCGTCTTCGATGAACGTTTCGACCAGCTTCTGTATTCCCTCCCGGGTGTGCTGGTGGAACGTCGCCGGTGCGACATCGAGCGAATCGGCCACGTCCTCGCCGGAGCTGTCCCGCGGCCACTCGAAGTAGCCCGCGTAGTACGCGGTCTCGAGCGTCGACCGCTGGCGCTCCGTGAGCATCTCCTCGAGCGTTGTCTGGAACTCCCGGCTCGAATCGACTGACCGCTCGCGTTCGTGCTTTCTGATGAGTTCGGTCCGTGCAAACGTCGACTGGATCGCCTCGACGATGTTCCTGACGTCGGCCGTCCGGGAAAACGCTGCGACCACAGTCCCCTTTCCCTCGGTAAACCTCGCAGTGTGGATCGTTCCACCGTACTCGGCCAGGGCGGTTGCCAGTGACGGGCCGCCAACGATGAATTCGAGAAGGGCGCCTCCTTCGTGATCGGTAACGACGCGAGCGTGCTCGATACTCGAATCGCCGCTGGCAAACTCGAGCACTCGTTCCGCTGGAATTCCGGTTACCGTGAAGTACTGAAGGTACGAGCCGTCGGATTGTGACGTGATGCCCTCCATCCGAAACTCGGCGGCCAGTTCGTCCGATGCTCGCACGAAGAACACGTTCGAGTCGTGGATTCCGAACTCGAGTTCGACGATCTCGTCGGTGAGTAACGCCTCCTTCCGTTCGACCGCGTTGATCGCGAGCCCGATCGTTTTACCGAGTTCGAACAACACCGCCTGCTCCCGAACGCTGAACGCGTTCGCACGCGAGGAGTACGCGACGAGGACGTCGTAGACCGTCTCCTGGTAGATCACCGGAATCACCGCCGCGGACGACCGCCAACTCCCGACAGTTCCGCCCCCACTAGAGTCAGAAATGGCCAGTTCCGACGGAAGCTCGCTACTGTTGCGGATGATCTGGATGTCACCTGACTCGACCGCCATCGAGATCGCGTCGACCGCATCGATATCGAACGACCGTTCGAATAACTCGCTACTGTGTCCATCGCCGGCCTTCGGCGTGACATCACGGATGCCGGTATCGACTTCGCCGATCCAGGCGGCGTGATACAGTTTCGAGTCCGTGAGGGTGTCACAGACCTGGCGCTCGATCTCCTCTCGGGTGGCCGACTGAACCAGTCCCTGGTTGACCCGTCGGATGACAGTATTGATCTGATTGAGCGTTTCCAGTTCGTCGCGCTGGCGGCCAAGTTCGAGTTGCTGTTCTTTCACCTCGGTGATGTCGTCGATGACCCCGACGAACCGGTACACCTCTCCGTCGTCGTTTTGCAACGGGAACGCGAAGCTGTTGACCCATCGGATGGAGCCGTCGGGCTGGACGACCCGATACTTCTCCTGAAATCTGATCGCGGGCGCGTCGGCGTTCGAGGCGCGGGTCACGTCCGTCATCGCCGTCTCGACCCGGCGCTGATCCTGCGGGTGGACCGCGTCGAGGTGGTTCATCAAGTTGTCGTACACCGAGTCCCGGGCGCGGCCGGTGATCATCTCGTAGGCGGGGTTGATGTACAAAATTTCGCTCATGTCGGCGTCAGCCATCCAGATGGCGCTGTTGATGTTTTCGGCGATCTGGCGGAGGCGAGCCTCGCTCTCGCGCAACCGCTTCTCGCGTTCTTTGCGGTCAGAGATGTCCGTCGCAATGACCACCGCCTTCTCGACATCGCCTTCAGGGCTCTCGATCGGTGCGAGGCTGAGGGCGGTCCAGACGCGCTCGCCGTCGGGGCGCTCGAGCCTGAACTCGGAGTTGAGAACCCGCTCACGGTCGTCGAATACGCGACTCAGTAGATCCTCGGGATGCACCTGTCGTCCGCTGGCGCCGTAGAATTTTCGCTGGGAGACGTCGAGCGTCTGGTTCGTGATCTCTTCGATCGTCAGGCCCAGTAGTTCCTCGGCCTGATCGTTCACGCGGGAGATGTCGCCGTCGGGCGTGATCACGCCGATGCCGATCGGACTGGTCTCGAGGACGTGCTCGATGACGTCGCGCTCCTCTCGAAGCGTCTCCTCGCGTTCTTTCCGATCGGTAATATCGGTCGCGATGATGGCTGCCTTTTCGACGTCGCCGGCGGCGTTCGTCATCGGCGCGATACTGATCGAGGCCCAGACGTGGTCGCCGTCCGGCCGTTCGAGGGTAAATTCGGTGTCGATGACCTGCTCGCGATCGTCGAACACTCGGCTCAGCAGATCTTCGGGCGATACCTGTCGACCCTCGGAATCGTACAGTTTGCGCTGGGAGGCGTCGAAGGTCTGATTGGAGAGTTCCTCCATGGTCAGGCCGAGCAACTGTTCAGCCCGGTCGTTGACCCGGGAGATGTCACCGTCGGGCGTGATAACGCCGATCCCGACGGGGGTCGTCTCGAGAACGTGCTTGATCAGCCCCCGCTCTTTCCGGAGTTCTTCAGCGCGTTCCTTGCGGTTGGAAATATCACGGACGATGCCGACTGTTCCCTGGATCGATCCGCCAGAGCGAAGCGAGTTAATTATCGTTTCACAGGGAACAGTCTCTCCGTCGGCAGTTCGGACGGTAAACTCGACGGTCGAGAGTCCATCGTTCTCGTCGTCGCCCAGGTTCTCGAACCCTTTTGGACAGTGGGGGACGTCGCCTTCCTCAATGACGATCGACGCGTGTTCGCCCAGTAGTTCGTCTCGCGAGTATCCGAATTCTTCGACGATCGTGTCGTTGACCATCTCGAAGCGTCCGTCGCGATCCAACTGATAGATGCCGTAACCCGTCATCCGGGTGATCGCCTCGTAGCGGTCGATTAATCGGCCGTACGTATCGTGGTCTATGGAGTCGCGAATAAACATCACATAGAGCCGCCGACCGTCGAATTCGATTTCCCGAATATCGGCACGGATCCGTACATCACCGCCAGCGGCGTGCCGTGCGAACGTGTCCAGCCGGCGGCTTCTATCCCTGGCAGAGGAAAGATTCAGTGGATCATCGTTGACGACGTCTGTTAGATCTTTACCCACCAGTTCGTCCGGCGGATACCCGAGAACGGTCGTCGTTGACTCGCTAGCAAACACAACGGTTCCACTGTCATCGGTGATGATGGTATCGACCGGTGCGACTTCGACAACGTATTTGAAAAATACGTCACTATCTCGTTCCCCGGAGTTGAATTCAGCGACGACGTTCCCGTCAGTTTCTCCCTTATCGGACGGTGAGTTGTTAGCCATAGTGTTTAACAACTGCACGGGAGCTAAGAAACGTAACTGAACTAGTAGTATTTTTGCAACACTCATATTTATTTTAGGACCGGGGTGAGAGGAATACACTTCAGTTGTTAGACCAGAACTCCAGCACAGGAAGCTTCCTCAAGTTCACTTACGGGTAGTAAGGCCTGAAATAACTGGTTAGTGACATTGCGAATGTGAAGATCACTAGAGATCGATTGTACCAGCCAATCGTTGACGACTTCGGGTGTTGTCTCGAGAACGTCGATTGTGTCTGCCGTCTCGATCAACCAGTCTTGGAAACTGTCCCAGACGGGTTTAGCGGTTGATCTGTCACTGGCTCGGTGGTTGTGTTGACCAGAACGGATGGTGTACTACTACTGGTTCGTCAAGTTCAAACGGATGAGTCGAACCGATTGCAGCCGTCTGGTTCGACTCACACGTCGGACGGGATACTATAGTAGACACCGACACCATAGAAACAAGTTCATCTCGGACCGAACGCTTCTTCCCCGATACCCGTTTCGGCGCCGTCTCGAGAGAGTCGTCTTCCAGACAGCGGCGACCGACGGCCACTCCGCCGAAGTCGTCCGACCGACCCAGCGTGCCGAACCCGTAGGAGCCACAACAGGATCGAGATAGTTTAACATTCGTTACTCTCCCTATCAAAACATTTGAAAAAATCATTAATATCCAGTCAGTGGTGTGAACGTATATGCCTGGTGAGACATGGCAACTCGAGCGGCGAACCGTGCTACAAGCAGCGGGAGCGGGCCTGATCGGATTCGTGGGTCTGGCGACCGCACAGGACGGCGAGGTCACGGTGACCGCCGTCTGGACCGACGACGAAGAGGAGGACTTCCTCGCCGTCGTCGACTACGCCGAGGGCGAAACCGACCTCGACATCTCGTACGCCCCGCGGGACACCGAGACCCTGCTGACGGAAACCCTGATGGACTACGAGGCGGGGATCGCGACGACGGATATCGTCGTGATGCCGACGGAGGGACGCGTCCGGCGAGACGGGGCGGGGGGCCACCTCGAGCCGTTAGGCGATCTGTGGGACGAAGCGGAGTACAGCACGGACTACGAGGCGGTGGAGGTCGGCGGCGAGGTGTACGCGGCCCCCTTCGGGATGGACCTCAAGCCGGGGTTCTGGTACCGCCGATCCTTCTTCGACGAACACGACCTCGAGGAGCCCGAGGACTACGACGCCTTCCTCGACCTGCTCGCGGAGATCGACGGGATCGAGGGCGTCGAGGCGCCGCTGGCCTCCGGCAACGGCGACGGCTGGCCGCTCAGCGACGTGACGGAGGCGTTCATCCTTCGCCAGGACGACGGCGCACAGCTCCAGCGCGACCTCATCGACGGCGAGGCCGAGTTCACCGACGACCGGGTGGTCACCGCCTTCGAGGAGCTTCAGGGGCTCCTCCAGGACGGCTACTTCAGCGAGGTCCGGGACTTCGGCGTCCAGTACGAGTTCTTCTGGGCGAACGAGACGCCGCTGTACTTCATGGGATCGTGGACGCCGACGTTCGGCGCGATCGAGGACCCGGAGGACCTCGACTACTTCATGCTTCCCGGAACCGAGGCGATGGTCTCGAGCATCAACTGGTTCACCGTCCCCGCCTACGTGGAGGCGCCGGACGACGCGATGACCGCCGTCGAGGCGATCATCTCGCCCGACGGCCAGGAGGTCTGGACCGAACGCGGCGGGTTCGTCCCCTCGAGCCTCGAGGTCTCCGAGGACGCCTACGAGCTCGATCTCATGCGCGAACTCGTCCAGCAGGCCGACGAGGTCGAACTCGTCCCCGACCTGGACGACGCGCTCGGCGACCCGTTCCAGGCGGAGTTCTGGTCGCAGCTGCTCGGGCTGTGGGCGGAGCCGGACCAGGACGTCCAGTCGATCACCGAGTCGCTGAACGACGTGTTACAGCAGACCGTCCAGGAGGACGACGAGGCCTGACGTGACCGACGCCCGCGACGACCGGAGCGGCGGGCCTCTCGAGGCGCTCGTCGTCATCGGCCAGGAGGTCCGGCGCAGCAGCGCCAACGCCGTCGCCGTCGACCTGCTGTACGTGTTCACGACGGCGTTTTTCGCCACGCTCCTGGTTCGCGGGCTCTGGCCGGCGGCCATCGCCGCGCTTCCCGTCACGGTGTTGCTCTCGTTCGCCTGGATGTCCTCGCGGTCCTTTTTCCTCACAAACGCCCTCGCGCTCGTCGTGGCCGTCTGGGCGACGCGGGCGGGCCTCGTGCCGCTGTGAGCGAACGGGCGCGGCCACATCCATCGGCGAACGGGATAGGGCAGCGTCGGCGGTCGGCGCTAAATCCCCGGCTGTAGCGATCGAAGCAGGTAGCTCGTTTTCGAGTTCGTTACTCGAGGTAGTCGACCAGCGATTCCCAACCCAGGATGAACAACTGGTGACTTTCTACGAGGATAATCACTGCCCCGACGATAGTAGCAGCCGCGAGCGGTGTCGAAAGCAGTCCAAGCGAGACGATCAAAGTCGTCGCGCACGCCGGTGGGTGATTTGCATCTACAGCGATCACTCCCCAACTGGTAAGCGCGATCGAAACCACACCACTGAATGCCAATCGAACAGATTCGGGAGAATACGCGAGTGGGGCAGCCGTGAGAGAGACGCCATTCGCAATCAGGCCGTACGCGATCAATCCAGCCGTGACACCGATAATGTGGCTGCCAACGATTCGGTAGGAGTTGGTTCGTGCTCCCCGTCGATCGAATGCTAGAATGAACGCTGTCGGACCGAGACTCGGAAAGATGAACGGTTGGCCGGTTACCACGGCTATACCACCAAGAATTGTAAAGAGAACACTCGCATAGAGACTCGTTCCCACCCGATACCGGACCATAGAGACATATCTCTTGATCCGTCACATAATGATGCCTATCCGCAAGCGAACGCCCAGTATCGCGGACCTCGGTATCGCCACCGCGTTTCCGCCTCCGCACTGCTCGGCTACCTCGGATCGTCGTTCGGCACCGGGCTCGCGAAGAGGGAACTTCGCCCTCAGTCGGCGACGGCGGCCACCATGCCACGCTTGTAGTAGCGCTCGAGCAGCAGGAACAGGATCACCGGGACGGCCATCGTCATGATCGAGCCGGCGGCGATCAGCCCCCACTCGACCTGGACGCGCCCGCGCATCAGCGGGAGGACCTGCGGCGCGAGGTAGAGCTCTGGCGAGCGCATGAACACCAGCGGGAAGAAGAAGGCGTTCCAGACCCAGGTGAACTGGATCACCGCGACCGAGACGAGCGCGGGCGTCGACAGTGGGAGGATGATCGTCCGGAAGATCTGGTACCGGGAGGCGCCGTCGATGCGGGCGGCCTCCTCGAGTTCCTCCGGAATCCCCAGCAGGTAGTTTCTGAGAAACAGCACGACCCAGCCCAGCCCCCAGCCGATGTGGATCAGGATCAGCCCCATGTACGTGTCGAACAGCCCGAACTCGTGCAGAGCGTTGTAGTTGCCCATCGCGACGAGTTCCGGCGGCGCGGCCATCACCAGCAGGATCAGGAAGAACAGCGTCGTCTTCAGCGGGAACTCGAAGCGGGCGAACGGGTACGCCGCCATGATCCCGAGGAGCATCACGACAAGCACCGCGGGGATAGTGACGATGAACGTGTTTCGCAGCGCCCGCCCCATCGGTGCGGTGCTGTAGTCCCAGGCCCGGTAGTAGTTCTCGAACGTGATCGTCATCCCCTCGAGGTGCCACCAGCCCCCGATGATCTCAGAGAGCGGGCGAAGCGACGCCATGAACAGCCCGATGAAGGGAACGATCCAGAGCAGGGCGATGGTGATCGCGACGACGTACTTGAGCGTGCGTCGACTCGTGGGGACGCTCTCCTCGAGGCGCGCTCGCCAGGTTCGATCGGATGCCGGTGCCGTCTCGGGGATCTCGTCGGTCCGCAGGTACCGGTACGCGTCGGTCGTTTCCGAGCCGCCGTCGGGTGTGTCGTGTGTGTCTGTAGCCATGTCGGATCACCGCATGCGCGCGATGTACAGCGCGAGGGGGGCGACGATGAACAGCTGTAGCAGCGCCACCACCATCGCCATCCCGTAGTCGATCTGGGGCCTGAACGCGGCCCGGTACACCTCGATACCGAGCACGGAGTAGGCGTGATTCGGGCCGCCCGCGGCGCCGCCGGCGGCGTAGACGATGTCGAACATCCGCATCACCCAGATGATCCCCATGATGACGACGACGGCAGTCACCGGCTTGACCAGCGGCCAGGTGATGTCCCAGAACCGCCGCCACGCGTTGGCGCCGTCGACCTTGGCGGACTCGATCAACGAGGGGTCGATCGCCGACAGCGCCGAACTGTACAGCAGCATGCTGAAGCCGGTGTGAACCCAGATCCCGCCCGCGATCAGCGCGTAGATCGCCACCTGGGGCGACTGGGTCCAGTTGCGGACCCACTGCTCCTGCCCGAGCACTCGGAGCAGTTCGTTGAAGATCCCGGCCTGGGGGTCGTAGACGAACATGAGGACCAGCCCGATGACGATCGGCGGGACGGTAAAGCCCGCAAACACCATCGAGCGAAGGATGCGCCGCCCCTTCAGGTCGGCGAACAGCAGCGCCAGTCCGAGGCCGAGGAACGTGCTCGCGGGCACGTGAATAACGACCCACAGGAGGTTGTGGGTGAGCGCGCCCATCGGGTACCGAAGTTCGCGCATGTTCGACCAGTGAACGATGAGCGGGTCGGTGAGCGACCGGACCCAGTTGTCCAGCCCGACGAACTCCTCCATCGTGAACGTATCCCAGGAGTAGAAGCTCCCGATCGCAGAGTAGACGATCGGCGCGACCGAGAAGATCGCGAACAGGGTCAGTCCGGGAACCAGAAACACCGCCAGCGCGATCGCTTTCTCCCGGTCGACGTCAGCGTAGGTGCTCGTCGTGCGGTCGTCGGCGAGGGCGTCGAGGTGGTCTCGTAAGCTCATGGTCTCGAGTGGCTCCAGTTTCGACGGTCAGGCGACCAGTTCGCCGTTCTCGTCGTACAGGTAGGCGTGGTCGTCGTCGAACGACAGGTAGACGCGATCACCCGGTCCGACGATCTGCGAGGACGTCTTGGCGTTGACGATCTGCTCGTTGACCGAGACGTTGACGAGCACGTACTCGCCGAGCGGCTCGATGGTGTCCACCGTCCCCTCGAGGACGTTCTCCGAGTCCGGGCGCGTCGTCGACACGGTCAGGTCCTCCGGGCGGACGCCGACCGCGACCGGACCGGTCGAGCCGGTCGCGAGCAACCCGGCCGCACTCGAGTCGTCCCCGCCGCCCGCCTCGACCGTCGCCTCCGCGCCGAGGACGCCCTCGAGTCCGACGGAACCGGCCTCCCCGAACTCGATGGTGCCGTTGCGGCGCGTTCCGTCGAACAGGTTCATGGGGGGCGAGCCGATGAACCGGGCGACCCACGCCGTCCGGGGCCGCTCGTAGAGCTCCTGGGGCGGCGCGATCTGCTGGATCGTCCCCCGGTTCATCACCACCACCGTGTCTGCCATCCCCATCGCCTCCTCCTGGTTGTGGGTGACGTAGATCGTCGTGATGTCGAGCTCGTTCTGGAGGCGCTTGAGCTCGATACGCATCTCCTGGCGGAGCTTGGCATCCAGGTTCGACAGCGGTTCGTCGAGCAGAAACACCGAGGGTTTCCTGATGATGGCCCGCGCCAGTGCCACCCGCTGGCGCTGCCCGCCGGAGAGCGCCGCGGGCTTCTTGTCGACCTGGTCTTCGATGTGGAGCAACTCGGTGACCTCGTCGATCCGCCGGTCGCGCTCGTCGGGTGCCACTCCCCGAACTTTCAGCGGATACCCGATGTTGTTCGCGACCGTCATGTGCGGGTACAGCGCGTAGTTCTGGAACACCATCGCCACGTTGCGGGCGCTCGGCGACCGGTCGTCGACGCGCTCGCCGTCGAAGTAGATCGCCCCCTCGGAGGGCTGTTCGAGCCCCGCGATCATTCGAAGCGCGGTGGTCTTTCCGCAGCCGGACGGGCCGAGAAAGACGACGAATTCGCCGTCTTCGACCTCGAGATCGATGCGGTAGTTCGCGACCGTCTCCCCCCCGTCGTAGTACTTGCTGACGTTTTCTAACGAGATGTGGGTCATTTACTATTACACACGGCCTTTTATGGCATTAATGCTCCTGCTCTGGAAGAATTTTTGGAAAATCGCGACGAGGTGTCATTCTCGACGCGGTCCAGGTACGTGGAGTTCCTCGAGTGTCCCCGGCGTGTCGGACTGAACGACCGACGCGACCGCGTCGGCGATCGAAACAGTCCAGACATGTACAATCCGAAGCGTTTCAACGGCGCACCTCCTGTCGAATCGCATGCCAACGTACTCGACCGTCCGCCGGTGGGTGATAAACGGGGTGGCGGTCACGATCCCGCTCGTCGTCACGATCATGGTTCTCAGCCTCGTTCTCAACTTCATTCTCGGCGTCATCTCGCCGCTCGTCCTCGCTGTCGCCTACCTCTGGCCGGCTGAACTCCCGCGGGCGGTGTTGCAGCTCCTGACGCTACTCGCGCTCGTCGGAACGATACTGCTCGTCGGAATCGTCGCGGATCTCACCTCCGGCGAGCGGCTATCCCGCGGCGTCCACACCACGATGGAGTCGATCCCGGGAATAAGCACCGTCTATGCGACCGTTCGGAAGGCGAGCGACATACTGGTCGACGACAACACGGATCAGTTCAAGGAGGTGATGATCGTCGAGTTTCCCCACGACGACGCGTA
Above is a genomic segment from Natrononativus amylolyticus containing:
- a CDS encoding glutaredoxin family protein, coding for MTFQPNRSLEQEEVDEIVETALEENEVVLFMKGSELMPQCGYSQRALELIGKHREEYETVDVLESLAEYRAALESHSGWETIPQTYVDGEFVGGSDVLAELDERGELESTLASA
- a CDS encoding DUF7110 family protein; the encoded protein is MPTEDSRHVYRLHSTLELPLEELREYVDNATYPDGITDVELTRRNNTLILKAVGEDETVSKYTPAAQLKASVTENRVYEEDPDERRNSFRWDEEEEEEIESELVEFAAFKGDRETVLQNSLLQYEMFLVLCDIAQEAEKGTLTAISERDGDLEATRIVDGEPRPADVEVVEGPRERKTSQSGVNWRDNKFISD
- a CDS encoding DUF7344 domain-containing protein, translating into MGEKRPPIEEVRKITAAWIYEKKRIDEGSSVADGGHKKSEFFEMIGSKRRRYVLYALQNQKNATFEEVTERVAIWETETPPEELDERTRQNIRVNLHHSHLPKLEDAGIIRYDRQSGAVSLRDLPDATETFLDYYADIERPG
- a CDS encoding PAS domain S-box protein, whose amino-acid sequence is MANNSPSDKGETDGNVVAEFNSGERDSDVFFKYVVEVAPVDTIITDDSGTVVFASESTTTVLGYPPDELVGKDLTDVVNDDPLNLSSARDRSRRLDTFARHAAGGDVRIRADIREIEFDGRRLYVMFIRDSIDHDTYGRLIDRYEAITRMTGYGIYQLDRDGRFEMVNDTIVEEFGYSRDELLGEHASIVIEEGDVPHCPKGFENLGDDENDGLSTVEFTVRTADGETVPCETIINSLRSGGSIQGTVGIVRDISNRKERAEELRKERGLIKHVLETTPVGIGVITPDGDISRVNDRAEQLLGLTMEELSNQTFDASQRKLYDSEGRQVSPEDLLSRVFDDREQVIDTEFTLERPDGDHVWASISIAPMTNAAGDVEKAAIIATDITDRKEREETLREERDVIEHVLETSPIGIGVITPDGDISRVNDQAEELLGLTIEEITNQTLDVSQRKFYGASGRQVHPEDLLSRVFDDRERVLNSEFRLERPDGERVWTALSLAPIESPEGDVEKAVVIATDISDRKEREKRLRESEARLRQIAENINSAIWMADADMSEILYINPAYEMITGRARDSVYDNLMNHLDAVHPQDQRRVETAMTDVTRASNADAPAIRFQEKYRVVQPDGSIRWVNSFAFPLQNDDGEVYRFVGVIDDITEVKEQQLELGRQRDELETLNQINTVIRRVNQGLVQSATREEIERQVCDTLTDSKLYHAAWIGEVDTGIRDVTPKAGDGHSSELFERSFDIDAVDAISMAVESGDIQIIRNSSELPSELAISDSSGGGTVGSWRSSAAVIPVIYQETVYDVLVAYSSRANAFSVREQAVLFELGKTIGLAINAVERKEALLTDEIVELEFGIHDSNVFFVRASDELAAEFRMEGITSQSDGSYLQYFTVTGIPAERVLEFASGDSSIEHARVVTDHEGGALLEFIVGGPSLATALAEYGGTIHTARFTEGKGTVVAAFSRTADVRNIVEAIQSTFARTELIRKHERERSVDSSREFQTTLEEMLTERQRSTLETAYYAGYFEWPRDSSGEDVADSLDVAPATFHQHTREGIQKLVETFIEDAPAT
- a CDS encoding ABC transporter substrate-binding protein; the protein is MPGETWQLERRTVLQAAGAGLIGFVGLATAQDGEVTVTAVWTDDEEEDFLAVVDYAEGETDLDISYAPRDTETLLTETLMDYEAGIATTDIVVMPTEGRVRRDGAGGHLEPLGDLWDEAEYSTDYEAVEVGGEVYAAPFGMDLKPGFWYRRSFFDEHDLEEPEDYDAFLDLLAEIDGIEGVEAPLASGNGDGWPLSDVTEAFILRQDDGAQLQRDLIDGEAEFTDDRVVTAFEELQGLLQDGYFSEVRDFGVQYEFFWANETPLYFMGSWTPTFGAIEDPEDLDYFMLPGTEAMVSSINWFTVPAYVEAPDDAMTAVEAIISPDGQEVWTERGGFVPSSLEVSEDAYELDLMRELVQQADEVELVPDLDDALGDPFQAEFWSQLLGLWAEPDQDVQSITESLNDVLQQTVQEDDEA
- a CDS encoding HPP family protein; the protein is MVRYRVGTSLYASVLFTILGGIAVVTGQPFIFPSLGPTAFILAFDRRGARTNSYRIVGSHIIGVTAGLIAYGLIANGVSLTAAPLAYSPESVRLAFSGVVSIALTSWGVIAVDANHPPACATTLIVSLGLLSTPLAAATIVGAVIILVESHQLFILGWESLVDYLE
- a CDS encoding carbohydrate ABC transporter permease, which translates into the protein MATDTHDTPDGGSETTDAYRYLRTDEIPETAPASDRTWRARLEESVPTSRRTLKYVVAITIALLWIVPFIGLFMASLRPLSEIIGGWWHLEGMTITFENYYRAWDYSTAPMGRALRNTFIVTIPAVLVVMLLGIMAAYPFARFEFPLKTTLFFLILLVMAAPPELVAMGNYNALHEFGLFDTYMGLILIHIGWGLGWVVLFLRNYLLGIPEELEEAARIDGASRYQIFRTIILPLSTPALVSVAVIQFTWVWNAFFFPLVFMRSPELYLAPQVLPLMRGRVQVEWGLIAAGSIMTMAVPVILFLLLERYYKRGMVAAVAD
- a CDS encoding carbohydrate ABC transporter permease; the encoded protein is MSLRDHLDALADDRTTSTYADVDREKAIALAVFLVPGLTLFAIFSVAPIVYSAIGSFYSWDTFTMEEFVGLDNWVRSLTDPLIVHWSNMRELRYPMGALTHNLLWVVIHVPASTFLGLGLALLFADLKGRRILRSMVFAGFTVPPIVIGLVLMFVYDPQAGIFNELLRVLGQEQWVRNWTQSPQVAIYALIAGGIWVHTGFSMLLYSSALSAIDPSLIESAKVDGANAWRRFWDITWPLVKPVTAVVVIMGIIWVMRMFDIVYAAGGAAGGPNHAYSVLGIEVYRAAFRPQIDYGMAMVVALLQLFIVAPLALYIARMR
- a CDS encoding ABC transporter ATP-binding protein; this encodes MTHISLENVSKYYDGGETVANYRIDLEVEDGEFVVFLGPSGCGKTTALRMIAGLEQPSEGAIYFDGERVDDRSPSARNVAMVFQNYALYPHMTVANNIGYPLKVRGVAPDERDRRIDEVTELLHIEDQVDKKPAALSGGQRQRVALARAIIRKPSVFLLDEPLSNLDAKLRQEMRIELKRLQNELDITTIYVTHNQEEAMGMADTVVVMNRGTIQQIAPPQELYERPRTAWVARFIGSPPMNLFDGTRRNGTIEFGEAGSVGLEGVLGAEATVEAGGGDDSSAAGLLATGSTGPVAVGVRPEDLTVSTTRPDSENVLEGTVDTIEPLGEYVLVNVSVNEQIVNAKTSSQIVGPGDRVYLSFDDDHAYLYDENGELVA